One window of the Helicobacter ganmani genome contains the following:
- a CDS encoding DUF262 and DUF1524 domain-containing protein: MKAEAVEFLTFLNVQKTQFIIPPYQRTYSWDKEHCEKLWQDIEKISTNEKIKAHFIGSIVYIKDDIYHQSSINKLLVIDGQQRLTTLTLLLEALREITNDEIGGFSQAEIRDYYLINQYGKNEEKYKLILTQNDKDTLISLIDKDKAQPAQISNKIKDNFEFFKKKLEQNKEKLETICKGINKLLIIDVSLERGKDDPQLIFESMNSTGKDLSQADLIRNYVLMDLPPEKQNGFYEKYWRIMEIEFGENFNKDKQEKQSFDYFVRHYLTIKNEGKIPNLDKIYESFKEYKQNKNINTQDLLVDLQRYAHFYCAMAFKKEGDKELFAIFENLKALDCEVAYPFLLELYRDYKENVLSKNDFLEILKLIESYILRRAVCGIPTNALNKVFASFMKNITKERYLEGVKAYFNLQKGNAVFPNDKSFNEALSEKDIYHNKKKIYLLDKLENFDRKEKTSINEYTIEHIMPQNIDNSIEWQNELGENWREIHEKYLHTLGNLTFTGYNSEYSNKSFREKQSMKGGFKESPLRLNNGLKNIESWNETSIKQRVKELAKDALKIWAYPKIDKENLENYKPKKEQHTFTLDNHKHLQSGKSKELFEILRKEILALDENVEEEILKQYIAYKFDTNFVDIIPQQNRLKLSINIYLDELNDPKELARDVTNIGIWGNGKVEVILDGMEKLPYCLGLIRQALEKQQND, encoded by the coding sequence ATGAAAGCAGAAGCTGTAGAATTTTTGACATTCTTAAATGTTCAAAAAACACAATTTATTATTCCTCCATATCAGAGAACTTATAGTTGGGACAAAGAACATTGTGAGAAATTATGGCAAGATATTGAAAAAATTAGCACAAATGAGAAAATAAAGGCTCATTTTATAGGCTCTATTGTGTATATCAAAGATGATATTTATCATCAAAGCTCAATTAATAAACTTTTAGTCATAGATGGGCAGCAGAGATTAACTACTTTAACACTGCTTTTAGAGGCTTTAAGAGAAATTACAAATGATGAGATTGGAGGATTTTCACAAGCTGAAATTAGAGATTATTATCTCATTAATCAATATGGTAAAAATGAAGAAAAATACAAGCTTATCCTCACACAAAACGATAAAGACACGCTTATTTCATTGATAGATAAAGATAAAGCACAACCTGCACAAATTTCAAATAAAATCAAAGATAATTTTGAATTTTTCAAAAAGAAATTGGAACAAAACAAAGAGAAACTAGAAACTATTTGCAAAGGCATTAACAAGCTTTTAATTATTGATGTATCGCTAGAGCGAGGCAAAGACGACCCACAGCTAATTTTTGAAAGTATGAATTCCACAGGCAAAGATTTATCGCAAGCAGACTTAATACGCAACTATGTTTTAATGGATTTACCCCCAGAGAAACAAAATGGATTTTATGAAAAATATTGGCGCATTATGGAGATTGAATTTGGGGAAAATTTTAATAAAGACAAACAAGAAAAACAAAGTTTTGATTATTTTGTAAGGCATTATCTTACCATAAAAAATGAGGGCAAAATTCCAAACTTAGATAAGATTTACGAATCTTTCAAGGAATATAAGCAAAATAAAAATATCAATACGCAGGATTTATTGGTTGATTTGCAAAGATATGCACATTTTTATTGTGCTATGGCTTTTAAAAAAGAGGGGGATAAAGAACTTTTTGCAATATTTGAAAACCTTAAAGCATTAGATTGTGAAGTAGCGTATCCATTTTTGCTTGAGCTTTATAGAGATTATAAGGAAAATGTTTTAAGCAAGAATGATTTTTTAGAAATCTTAAAACTAATAGAAAGCTATATATTAAGAAGGGCAGTTTGTGGAATCCCTACGAATGCCTTGAATAAAGTTTTTGCATCTTTTATGAAAAATATCACAAAAGAACGATACCTTGAGGGCGTTAAGGCATATTTTAATCTCCAAAAAGGCAATGCAGTTTTTCCGAATGATAAAAGTTTTAATGAAGCACTTAGCGAAAAAGACATCTATCACAACAAAAAGAAAATCTATTTACTTGACAAACTAGAAAATTTTGATAGAAAAGAAAAAACAAGCATTAATGAATACACCATTGAACACATTATGCCACAAAATATTGATAATAGCATAGAGTGGCAAAACGAATTAGGTGAAAATTGGCGAGAAATCCACGAAAAATATTTGCATACTTTAGGTAACCTCACATTTACAGGCTATAACTCCGAATATTCTAATAAGTCTTTTAGAGAAAAACAAAGTATGAAAGGTGGTTTTAAAGAAAGTCCTTTAAGATTGAATAATGGCTTAAAAAATATAGAGTCTTGGAATGAAACAAGCATTAAGCAAAGAGTGAAAGAATTGGCTAAAGATGCTTTAAAAATTTGGGCATATCCCAAAATTGATAAAGAAAATTTAGAAAATTATAAACCCAAAAAAGAACAACATACTTTTACTTTGGACAATCATAAGCATTTGCAAAGCGGTAAGAGTAAAGAATTATTTGAGATTTTAAGAAAAGAAATTTTGGCACTTGATGAAAATGTAGAAGAAGAAATTTTAAAACAATACATTGCTTATAAGTTTGATACTAATTTTGTGGATATTATCCCACAGCAAAATCGCTTAAAGTTAAGCATTAATATCTACCTTGATGAATTAAATGACCCCAAAGAATTAGCAAGAGATGTTACAAATATAGGAATTTGGGGTAATGGAAAAGTGGAAGTCATTTTAGATGGTATGGAAAAATTGCCTTATTGTTTAGGATTGATTAGACAAGCGTTAGAAAAGCAACAAAATGATTAA
- a CDS encoding type I restriction-modification system subunit M: MTHQTLAQTLFKSADKLRKNIDAAEYKHIVLGLVFLKYISDSFQATFERVQNEGGDTEDKDEYLAYNAFFVPTKARWGYIMENAKQSNIGSLLDNAMQTIEQENPSLKGVLPKVYAKENLDSICLGGLIDLLSNLSLQGDSTQSSDILGHIFEYFLGEFALSEGKKGGQFYTPKSVVELLIAMLEPYKGRVFDPCCGSGGMFVQSELFVQSHQGSIDDISIYGQESNQTTWRLAKMNLAIRQIDSSQVKWNSEGSFLNDAHKDLKADFVIANPPFNDSDYSGELLKLDGRWKFGTPPTTNANYAWIQHFLYHLAPKGVAGFVLAKGSLTSNTATEGEIRKNLIESNLIDCIVNLPAKLFLNTQIPACLWFMRRSKTNKEILFIDARNCGELINRKNRILTSDEIQKISQTYHNWRAAKDYEDIKGFCKSASLQEVAALGYTLTPGRFVGLEESEEDFDFETEFTHLKEKLQSQMQEEEALNKRILANLALIEK, translated from the coding sequence ATGACGCACCAAACCTTAGCGCAAACACTTTTTAAATCCGCCGATAAACTCCGCAAAAACATTGACGCCGCCGAGTATAAGCATATCGTTTTGGGCTTAGTTTTCTTAAAATACATCTCCGATAGCTTTCAAGCTACTTTTGAAAGAGTGCAAAATGAGGGCGGAGATACGGAGGATAAAGACGAATACCTTGCCTACAATGCGTTTTTCGTGCCGACAAAGGCGCGGTGGGGCTACATTATGGAAAACGCCAAACAAAGCAATATCGGCAGCCTTTTAGATAATGCAATGCAAACCATAGAGCAAGAAAACCCAAGCCTTAAAGGCGTTTTACCTAAAGTCTATGCCAAAGAAAATCTAGATTCTATTTGTTTAGGTGGGTTGATTGACTTGCTCTCTAATCTCTCTTTGCAAGGAGATTCCACCCAAAGTAGCGATATTTTAGGGCATATTTTTGAATATTTCTTAGGTGAGTTTGCGCTAAGTGAGGGCAAAAAGGGCGGGCAGTTTTACACACCAAAAAGCGTTGTAGAGCTTCTTATTGCAATGCTAGAGCCTTACAAAGGACGCGTATTTGACCCCTGTTGTGGCAGTGGGGGAATGTTTGTGCAAAGCGAACTTTTCGTGCAAAGCCATCAAGGCAGCATTGATGATATTTCTATTTATGGACAAGAGAGCAACCAAACGACTTGGCGACTAGCGAAGATGAATCTTGCCATAAGACAAATTGACTCCTCACAAGTTAAATGGAATAGCGAGGGTAGCTTCTTAAATGACGCGCATAAGGACTTAAAAGCGGATTTTGTCATCGCCAACCCGCCTTTTAACGATTCGGATTATAGTGGCGAACTCTTAAAGCTTGATGGACGTTGGAAGTTTGGCACTCCCCCTACTACAAACGCAAACTATGCGTGGATTCAACACTTCCTCTATCATCTTGCCCCTAAAGGCGTGGCAGGATTTGTCCTTGCCAAAGGCAGCCTCACAAGCAACACAGCGACAGAGGGCGAGATACGCAAAAACTTGATAGAATCTAATCTCATTGATTGTATTGTCAATCTCCCCGCTAAGCTTTTCTTAAACACGCAAATCCCCGCTTGTCTGTGGTTTATGCGCCGCTCCAAGACAAATAAAGAAATCCTTTTTATAGACGCAAGAAATTGTGGCGAGTTGATTAATCGCAAAAATCGTATTCTAACAAGCGATGAAATACAAAAAATCAGCCAAACCTACCATAATTGGAGAGCGGCAAAAGACTACGAAGACATCAAGGGCTTTTGCAAATCCGCTTCCCTACAAGAAGTCGCCGCACTCGGCTACACTTTGACACCGGGTAGATTTGTAGGCTTAGAAGAAAGTGAGGAAGATTTTGACTTTGAGACAGAATTTACACACTTAAAAGAGAAGTTGCAATCTCAAATGCAAGAGGAAGAGGCGTTAAATAAAAGGATTCTAGCCAACCTTGCGTTGATAGAAAAATGA
- a CDS encoding DUF4160 domain-containing protein: MPTLLTLRGFKFFFYANEHEPKHIHILKDECFAKVDLETLSVLKNTFKPKDLKFVLEVIKEHKLEFIRSWNDYFKG; encoded by the coding sequence ATGCCAACTTTATTGACGCTTAGGGGATTTAAATTTTTCTTTTATGCTAATGAGCACGAGCCGAAGCATATCCATATTTTAAAAGATGAGTGCTTTGCAAAGGTAGATTTAGAGACTTTGAGTGTTTTAAAAAACACTTTCAAGCCAAAAGATTTAAAATTTGTCTTAGAAGTTATCAAAGAGCACAAATTAGAATTTATAAGGAGCTGGAATGACTACTTTAAAGGGTAA
- a CDS encoding DUF3781 domain-containing protein, whose protein sequence is MKSLVENIDKLHTTQRGVARIKRNLELKSDDILSWCKKQILSKDATLEKRGKNLYVHLPHCKLTIHSTSYTIITAYKKN, encoded by the coding sequence ATGAAATCTTTGGTTGAAAATATTGATAAACTTCACACCACGCAAAGAGGAGTAGCGCGGATAAAGAGGAATTTAGAACTTAAAAGCGATGATATTCTCTCTTGGTGCAAAAAGCAGATTCTAAGTAAGGACGCTACTTTGGAAAAAAGAGGCAAAAACCTTTATGTGCATTTGCCTCATTGTAAGCTAACAATCCATTCCACAAGCTATACAATCATTACGGCTTATAAGAAAAACTAA
- a CDS encoding STAND family AAA ATPase — MIQVCINKNDKNQKNRGDLLEKIAKEFLERLDYSVETEVRKTGMELDLLCKANANLSKQIYVECKAYQENNRIQADVIKNIVGIRDIENYNEVWLIALSELGKDAKGLKEKIQADENKSKHYIFYTPKEFLSALQKNGLICNPDIPKEKIRERIKSVNPIGNHYLLITEYGYFWAFEHKQGGKPKNIFVAYANNGELVEEKDLLENLQNLDSSFSNLNFNFILESTNAYNSSSVITDFKLGSNYFKSINDIGIKLTHPNKNELTLSDIFCYQDLQNLQDINDDKVSVISSERILTLGDYKKCIIFGEEVSGKTALLRMYQIKFNENGLIPICINAKDIKTGEYDKFENLLIKYFKNQYGEYNELNTLIKNKKDSIVLLIDDLEDLGIKKREYKPPFFKMLSNHFENILIFSDDSVEMEILTKREIKDELDNFKLYKIKEYGYKLRDTIIEKWLNIGVKETISDNELFDKKDKITKVIDTLIGTKFIPTYPLYIVVLLQQIESGTSHNLSGSAYAEFYNYLINEAMGGAGIKPEELDFYHTYLSFIAYEFFIRGVREIDKFELENIHEKYCKEYHKRNFQEVYEKLIKARLIKNICEVYSFGQNYIYYFYVAKYLSDNSEKRSKTEEIQNQINMIIERLYRIEFANIIIFFIHHSKARAESIIEQILNKAKNLFQGISAINFSTKELENINKLIDKDLEIAIKEDTKPEEYRKKELEYKDEIDNKIPSIKDNQEIVRYDEEVIDLDIFGKTNLSMKLMEIIGQIAKNYYGSLPKNEKMTLLNEVINLGLSNLNFFIQQINEYQDSLIKEIDELNKKTDNGQNYTREQNAKRIIFNFVVMMCFGFTKKISTSISSEYLFDEINNLDDNNANSIIKNAVKLEFSNGLHKDKLIKKYEEFDKDNNSVAKELLRIFVLEHLYKFDVKYNLKQSVCQNLKISLSRQNQILIAKSKDKK, encoded by the coding sequence ATGATTCAGGTGTGTATCAACAAGAATGACAAAAATCAAAAAAATCGTGGGGATTTGCTTGAAAAAATAGCAAAGGAGTTTTTAGAAAGACTTGATTATAGTGTTGAAACAGAAGTTAGAAAAACAGGAATGGAGCTTGATTTGTTGTGCAAAGCAAATGCAAATTTATCAAAACAAATCTATGTAGAATGTAAGGCTTACCAAGAGAACAATAGAATCCAAGCTGATGTAATTAAAAACATTGTCGGAATTAGAGATATAGAAAACTATAATGAGGTTTGGTTAATTGCTCTATCAGAACTCGGAAAAGATGCTAAAGGGTTAAAAGAAAAAATACAAGCCGATGAAAACAAATCTAAACATTATATTTTTTATACTCCAAAAGAATTTTTGAGCGCACTCCAAAAAAATGGATTGATTTGTAATCCCGATATACCAAAAGAAAAAATTAGAGAAAGAATAAAATCAGTGAATCCAATAGGCAACCATTACCTATTAATTACTGAATATGGATATTTTTGGGCTTTTGAGCATAAACAAGGAGGCAAACCCAAAAATATTTTTGTTGCTTATGCAAATAATGGAGAGTTAGTTGAGGAAAAAGATTTGTTAGAAAATCTACAAAATCTTGATTCTAGTTTTTCTAATCTCAATTTTAATTTTATTTTGGAAAGCACTAATGCCTATAATTCAAGCAGTGTTATAACTGATTTTAAATTAGGTAGTAATTATTTTAAAAGCATTAATGATATAGGAATCAAGCTAACGCACCCAAACAAAAACGAACTTACATTAAGTGATATTTTTTGCTATCAGGATTTGCAGAATTTACAAGATATTAATGATGATAAAGTTTCTGTTATAAGTTCAGAAAGAATTTTAACACTTGGAGATTATAAAAAGTGTATCATATTTGGCGAGGAAGTATCAGGTAAAACTGCTTTGCTTAGAATGTATCAAATAAAGTTTAATGAAAATGGTTTAATTCCAATTTGTATCAACGCTAAAGATATTAAAACAGGCGAATATGATAAATTTGAAAATTTATTAATTAAATATTTTAAAAATCAGTATGGGGAATATAATGAACTCAATACTCTAATTAAAAATAAAAAAGATTCTATTGTTTTACTTATTGATGATTTAGAGGATTTAGGTATTAAAAAAAGAGAATACAAGCCTCCTTTCTTTAAAATGTTATCTAATCATTTTGAAAATATTTTAATATTCTCCGATGATTCAGTAGAAATGGAAATTTTGACAAAAAGAGAAATAAAAGATGAGTTGGATAATTTTAAACTTTATAAAATTAAAGAATATGGCTATAAACTAAGAGATACTATAATAGAAAAATGGCTTAACATTGGAGTAAAAGAAACCATAAGCGATAATGAATTATTTGACAAAAAAGATAAAATTACCAAAGTAATAGATACTCTAATAGGGACAAAATTTATACCTACTTACCCTCTTTATATTGTTGTTTTGTTACAACAAATTGAATCTGGCACAAGTCATAATTTAAGCGGAAGTGCTTATGCAGAATTTTATAATTACCTTATTAATGAGGCAATGGGTGGGGCAGGTATTAAGCCTGAAGAATTAGATTTTTATCATACATATTTATCGTTTATAGCTTACGAATTTTTTATTAGAGGGGTAAGAGAAATTGATAAGTTTGAGCTTGAAAATATCCACGAAAAATACTGCAAAGAATACCATAAAAGAAATTTTCAAGAAGTGTATGAGAAGTTAATTAAAGCTAGGTTGATTAAGAATATTTGCGAAGTGTATTCATTTGGGCAAAATTATATTTATTATTTTTATGTAGCCAAATATTTGTCAGATAATTCAGAAAAGCGAAGTAAAACTGAAGAAATACAAAATCAGATTAATATGATTATTGAGAGACTATATAGGATTGAATTTGCCAATATTATTATCTTTTTTATTCATCATTCTAAAGCTAGAGCAGAATCTATTATAGAGCAAATACTTAATAAGGCTAAAAATCTTTTTCAAGGAATTTCAGCAATCAACTTTTCAACAAAAGAGCTAGAAAATATTAATAAACTTATTGATAAAGATTTAGAGATAGCCATTAAAGAAGATACTAAACCAGAAGAATATAGAAAAAAAGAGTTAGAATATAAAGATGAAATTGATAATAAAATACCAAGCATAAAAGACAATCAAGAAATAGTGCGATACGATGAAGAAGTTATTGATTTAGATATTTTTGGCAAAACGAATCTATCAATGAAATTAATGGAAATAATAGGTCAAATTGCAAAAAATTATTACGGTTCTCTCCCAAAAAATGAAAAAATGACGCTTCTAAATGAGGTAATTAATTTAGGTTTGAGTAACCTAAATTTTTTTATTCAACAAATTAATGAATATCAAGATTCTTTAATAAAAGAAATAGATGAATTAAATAAAAAAACAGATAATGGTCAAAATTATACAAGAGAACAAAACGCTAAGCGAATAATCTTTAATTTTGTTGTTATGATGTGCTTTGGATTTACAAAGAAAATTTCTACTAGCATTTCATCAGAATATTTATTTGATGAAATAAATAACTTAGATGATAATAATGCTAATTCAATTATTAAGAATGCTGTCAAATTAGAGTTTTCTAATGGTTTGCATAAGGACAAACTTATTAAGAAATATGAAGAGTTTGATAAAGATAATAATTCTGTTGCGAAAGAATTATTGAGAATTTTTGTTCTTGAACACTTATATAAATTTGATGTAAAATACAACTTAAAACAATCGGTATGCCAAAATTTAAAAATTAGTTTATCAAGACAAAATCAAATACTAATTGCAAAATCAAAGGATAAAAAATAA
- a CDS encoding DUF2442 domain-containing protein, with product MTTLKGKKVCVQGEYLSVELEDGRIILTPLKWYAPLQKANLEELNAYEFICDKTGIEWASLDYHLSIESMLQFHIKSA from the coding sequence ATGACTACTTTAAAGGGTAAAAAAGTCTGTGTGCAAGGAGAATATTTGAGTGTAGAGCTTGAAGATGGGCGCATTATCCTCACACCGCTTAAATGGTATGCACCACTGCAAAAAGCAAACCTTGAGGAGCTTAATGCCTATGAATTTATTTGTGATAAAACAGGCATAGAATGGGCGAGTTTGGACTATCATTTGAGCATAGAATCTATGCTTCAATTTCATATAAAAAGTGCTTAA
- a CDS encoding restriction endonuclease subunit S: MNKNIPTKNATMGATTHNHKEHTTATAPFHSAFFESLHKEQWQRVKLGEAPLQIIDGDRGKNYPKQNELFDNGYCLFLSTKNVLNAKFDFTECQFINKEKDEILRKGKLQIDDIVLTTRGTIGNIALYRENIDYKNIRINSGMVILRPDIMEVNSTFLLYAMLNSKKYIDNFVSGSAQPQLPIKDLSNLTIPLPPLETQHKIAEILSSLDDKIDLLHRQNKTLESLSLTLFRHTFIDNPKRNAWEEVTLNDICLKIASGGTPSTRIKEYYSGKINWYSTKELDDNFLFDSIQTITEDGLENSSAKLFPKDTIIIAIYAAPTVGRLGILTQDSAFNQAACGLIIDETKCSKEFVFCFLKNERENLNLLASGSAQQNLNVEKIKRYTLLLPDKATFHNFQIQAKGFFDKIYNNSKQIQNLESLRDIMLPKLLSGEMEV; the protein is encoded by the coding sequence ATGAATAAAAACATTCCAACCAAAAATGCAACAATGGGCGCAACAACTCACAACCACAAAGAACACACGACTGCAACCGCGCCATTTCATTCTGCTTTCTTTGAATCCCTCCATAAAGAGCAATGGCAAAGGGTGAAGTTGGGGGAAGCACCACTTCAAATTATAGATGGTGATAGAGGTAAAAATTACCCCAAACAAAATGAACTTTTTGATAATGGTTATTGCCTATTCTTAAGCACAAAAAATGTTCTTAATGCAAAATTTGATTTTACAGAATGTCAATTTATAAATAAAGAAAAAGATGAAATCCTTAGGAAAGGAAAATTGCAAATTGATGATATTGTTTTAACAACAAGAGGAACAATCGGTAATATAGCACTTTATAGAGAAAATATTGACTATAAAAATATACGCATAAATTCGGGTATGGTTATACTACGACCTGATATTATGGAAGTAAATTCTACTTTTTTGTTGTATGCAATGCTGAATAGTAAAAAATACATTGATAATTTTGTATCTGGTTCGGCACAACCTCAATTACCCATTAAAGATTTATCTAACCTCACAATCCCTTTACCGCCACTTGAGACACAGCATAAAATCGCGGAGATTCTAAGTAGTTTGGACGATAAGATAGATTTGCTCCATCGCCAAAACAAAACTTTAGAATCCTTAAGCCTCACTCTCTTCCGCCATACCTTTATAGACAATCCTAAACGCAACGCGTGGGAGGAAGTAACTTTAAATGATATTTGCCTAAAAATAGCTTCAGGAGGAACGCCATCTACAAGAATAAAGGAATATTATTCTGGCAAAATTAATTGGTATTCTACAAAGGAGCTTGACGATAATTTTCTATTTGATAGTATTCAAACAATTACAGAAGATGGACTTGAAAATTCATCGGCAAAACTTTTTCCTAAGGATACTATTATCATAGCAATATATGCAGCACCCACCGTTGGGAGACTTGGAATTTTAACTCAAGATTCTGCGTTTAATCAAGCGGCTTGTGGATTAATAATAGATGAGACAAAGTGTAGCAAAGAATTTGTTTTTTGCTTTTTAAAAAATGAAAGAGAGAATTTAAATTTATTGGCTTCGGGTTCAGCGCAACAAAATCTTAATGTAGAGAAAATAAAAAGATATACTTTGCTTTTACCCGATAAAGCAACATTTCATAATTTTCAGATTCAAGCTAAAGGATTTTTTGATAAAATCTACAATAATTCTAAGCAGATTCAAAATCTAGAATCTCTGCGTGATATAATGCTACCGAAACTCTTAAGCGGTGAAATGGAGGTGTGA
- a CDS encoding EVE domain-containing protein, with amino-acid sequence MRYFIGIASKNHIQIGQAGGFCQLCHGKAAPRMESLRKQTAFWAF; translated from the coding sequence ATGCGCTACTTCATCGGCATAGCATCAAAAAATCATATTCAAATAGGACAAGCAGGGGGATTTTGCCAACTCTGCCACGGCAAAGCCGCACCCAGAATGGAAAGCTTACGCAAGCAAACTGCGTTTTGGGCATTTTGA